A window from Calliopsis andreniformis isolate RMS-2024a chromosome 5, iyCalAndr_principal, whole genome shotgun sequence encodes these proteins:
- the Sce gene encoding E3 ubiquitin-protein ligase Sce isoform X2, with protein sequence MASAEQVGLNKTWELSLYELHRTPQDAITDNTEIAVSPRSLHSELMCPICLDMLKKTMTTKECLHRFCSDCIITALRSGNKECPTCRKKLVSKRSLRPDPNFDLLISKIYPSRDEYEAHQERVLAKLNKSHSQAALVNSITEGIKLQSQNRPQRSRKNANESENASNAASYNNSQNASAPATPNAANSANQSDSSQSATGPLNNSSGGNSQNSNSVSQAASSPAVSGTTSRNSTTPSPNPANQIPKPPKRQKSLQNSENDSSSAEAETGGGDSMVDTEGEGPSEPLMLNEIELVFKPHPTEMAGDNSLIKALKENSIRYIKTTANATVDHLSKYLAMRLTLDLDTELSESDRLLNFCIYIAPSPGQLVVLSGSQTLRQVNDKFWRVNRPLEMYYSWKKT encoded by the exons ATGGCTTCTGCGGAACAGGTCGGTCTGAACAAAACTTGGGAATTATCGCTCTACGAGCTTCATCGTACACCTCAGGATGCGATTACTGACAATACCGAGATCGCGGTTAGCCCGCGGAGTTTGCACAGTGAACTTATGTGTCCAATTTGCCTGGATATGCTTAAAAAAACAATGACCACCAAGGAGTGTCTGCATCGTTTCTGTTCTGATTGTATTATTACAGCACTCCGAAGCGGTAATAAG GAGTGTCCAACATGCAGAAAAAAGTTGGTGTCAAAAAGATCCCTTAGGCCAGATCCAAATTTTGATCTATTGATCTCTAAGATCTACCCAAGCCGTGATGAATATGAGGCACATCAGGAGAGGGTCTTGGCAAAATTAAACAAATCACATTCGCAGGCTGCATTAGTAAATTCAATTACAGAGGGGATTAAATTACAAAGTCAGAATCGACCCCAGCGTTCTAGAAAAAATGCCAATGAATCTGAGAATGCCAGTAATGCGGCTTCATACAACAATTCACAGAATGCTAGTGCACCAGCCACGCCAAATGCTGCAAATTCTGCAAATCAAAGTGACTCGTCTCAGAGCGCTACAGGACCTTTAAACAATAGTAGTGGGGGTAATTCTCAAAATTCCAATAGCGTCTCTCAAGCTGCCAGTAGTCCTGCAGTTTCTG GCACAACGTCCAGAAATTCTACCACACCATCACCAAATCCAGCGAATCAGATCCCTAAACCGCCTAAACGGCAGAAAAGTTTACAGAATTCAGAGAATGACTCTTCTAGTGCAGAAGCTGAGACTGGTGGTGGTGATTCCATGGTAGATACAGAAGGTGAAGGTCCTAGCGAGCCATTAATGCTGAatgaaattgaattagtttttaAACCACATCCCACAGAAATGGCTGGTGATAATTCACTCATTAAAGCTTTAAAGGAAAATAGTATCCGTTACATTAAAACTACCGCGAACGCGACAG TGGATCATCTAAGTAAATACTTGGCAATGAGATTGACATTGGATCTGGATACAGAGTTGTCAGAATCGGATAGGCTATTaaatttctgtatttatatagcaccaTCCCCTGGTCAGCTCGTAGTATTAAGCGGGTCACAAACATTGCGGCAAGTCAACGACAAATTCTGGCGCGTCAACAGACCCCTGGAAATGTATTACTCTTGGAAGAAGACCTAG
- the LOC143179346 gene encoding uncharacterized protein LOC143179346, which produces MLKKPKVKSTTGIAADRRGKPATSNNLYVSPSFIKKFRKFAVRKQKSHFSKSSSVAAENESTSKESPKDAAKLVSNVPKDVAVHFGSFYGVQEDLKKPQPGKVGSSSRSATRTLRTAPRLEFTRQMVHNLERTAGTEEYARQVSTLLEETVEPPHFKLHSLPTENSIPDGKQNPSGYPLWYKEPYKMPVTSEMYKLLKEEYEIESKIGKDVFEEEILQEDPWKEFSDEEQVEQDESPLAGNKTMEKEESLNALTGSSSSTTEAKDTDSKESLEYISDSNNNKITFRL; this is translated from the exons ATGTTGAAAAAGCCGAAAGTAAAATCGACGACTGGAATCGCGGCAGATCGCCGAGGAAAACCTGCAACGTCTAATAACCTATACGTATCACCCTCTTTTATCAAGAAGTTTCGTAA GTTTGCGGTGAGGAAGCAGAAGTCTCATTTCTCGAAAAGCTCGTCAGTTGCTGCAGAGAACGAATCCACGTCAAAAGAAAGTCCCAAAGACGCGGCCAAATTAGTCTCTAACGTTCCGAAAGACGTGGCTGTCCACTTTGGAAGTTTCTACGGTGTTCAGGAGGACTTGAAGAAACCACAGCCTGGAAAAGTAGGAAGTTCCTCGAGATCAGCTACTCGGACTCTGAGGACGGCACCCAGATTAGAATTCACCAGGCAGATGGTTCACAA CTTGGAACGAACAGCAGGCACCGAGGAATACGCGCGACAAGTGTCGACTTTATTGGAAGAGACGGTAGAACCGCCACATTTCAAGCTGCACTCGCTGCCAACTGAGAATTCGATTCCCGATGGGAAGCAGAATCCCTCGGGATACCCTCTCTGGTACAAGGAGCCTTATAAGATGCC AGTCACCTCAGAGATGTACAAACTTCTGAAAGAGGAGTACGAAATTGAATCAAAAATAGGTAAAGACGTTTTTGAAGAGGAAATTTTGCAAGAAGATCCTTGGAAGGAATTCAGTGACGAGGAGCAGGTTGAACAAGACGAAAGTCCTTTGGCTGGAAATAAGACAATGGAGAAGGAGGAATCGTTAAATGCACTGACGGGATCATCGAGTTCAACTACTGAAGCAAAAGACACAGACTCGAAGGAAAGTCTTGAATATATTTCTgacagtaacaataataaaattACGTTTCGTCTTTAA
- the Sce gene encoding E3 ubiquitin-protein ligase Sce isoform X3 produces the protein MASAEQVGLNKTWELSLYELHRTPQDAITDNTEIAVSPRSLHSELMCPICLDMLKKTMTTKECLHRFCSDCIITALRSGNKECPTCRKKLVSKRSLRPDPNFDLLISKIYPSRDEYEAHQERVLAKLNKSHSQAALVNSITEGIKLQSQNRPQRSRKNANESENASNAASYNNSQNASAPATPNAANSANQSDSSQSATGPLNNSSGGTTSRNSTTPSPNPANQIPKPPKRQKSLQNSENDSSSAEAETGGGDSMVDTEGEGPSEPLMLNEIELVFKPHPTEMAGDNSLIKALKENSIRYIKTTANATVDHLSKYLAMRLTLDLDTELSESDRLLNFCIYIAPSPGQLVVLSGSQTLRQVNDKFWRVNRPLEMYYSWKKT, from the exons ATGGCTTCTGCGGAACAGGTCGGTCTGAACAAAACTTGGGAATTATCGCTCTACGAGCTTCATCGTACACCTCAGGATGCGATTACTGACAATACCGAGATCGCGGTTAGCCCGCGGAGTTTGCACAGTGAACTTATGTGTCCAATTTGCCTGGATATGCTTAAAAAAACAATGACCACCAAGGAGTGTCTGCATCGTTTCTGTTCTGATTGTATTATTACAGCACTCCGAAGCGGTAATAAG GAGTGTCCAACATGCAGAAAAAAGTTGGTGTCAAAAAGATCCCTTAGGCCAGATCCAAATTTTGATCTATTGATCTCTAAGATCTACCCAAGCCGTGATGAATATGAGGCACATCAGGAGAGGGTCTTGGCAAAATTAAACAAATCACATTCGCAGGCTGCATTAGTAAATTCAATTACAGAGGGGATTAAATTACAAAGTCAGAATCGACCCCAGCGTTCTAGAAAAAATGCCAATGAATCTGAGAATGCCAGTAATGCGGCTTCATACAACAATTCACAGAATGCTAGTGCACCAGCCACGCCAAATGCTGCAAATTCTGCAAATCAAAGTGACTCGTCTCAGAGCGCTACAGGACCTTTAAACAATAGTAGTGGGG GCACAACGTCCAGAAATTCTACCACACCATCACCAAATCCAGCGAATCAGATCCCTAAACCGCCTAAACGGCAGAAAAGTTTACAGAATTCAGAGAATGACTCTTCTAGTGCAGAAGCTGAGACTGGTGGTGGTGATTCCATGGTAGATACAGAAGGTGAAGGTCCTAGCGAGCCATTAATGCTGAatgaaattgaattagtttttaAACCACATCCCACAGAAATGGCTGGTGATAATTCACTCATTAAAGCTTTAAAGGAAAATAGTATCCGTTACATTAAAACTACCGCGAACGCGACAG TGGATCATCTAAGTAAATACTTGGCAATGAGATTGACATTGGATCTGGATACAGAGTTGTCAGAATCGGATAGGCTATTaaatttctgtatttatatagcaccaTCCCCTGGTCAGCTCGTAGTATTAAGCGGGTCACAAACATTGCGGCAAGTCAACGACAAATTCTGGCGCGTCAACAGACCCCTGGAAATGTATTACTCTTGGAAGAAGACCTAG
- the Sce gene encoding E3 ubiquitin-protein ligase Sce isoform X1 yields the protein MASAEQVGLNKTWELSLYELHRTPQDAITDNTEIAVSPRSLHSELMCPICLDMLKKTMTTKECLHRFCSDCIITALRSGNKECPTCRKKLVSKRSLRPDPNFDLLISKIYPSRDEYEAHQERVLAKLNKSHSQAALVNSITEGIKLQSQNRPQRSRKNANESENASNAASYNNSQNASAPATPNAANSANQSDSSQSATGPLNNSSGGNSQNSNSVSQAASSPAVSGNVIRQDDNIKGTPDVSETDNMSASGTTSRNSTTPSPNPANQIPKPPKRQKSLQNSENDSSSAEAETGGGDSMVDTEGEGPSEPLMLNEIELVFKPHPTEMAGDNSLIKALKENSIRYIKTTANATVDHLSKYLAMRLTLDLDTELSESDRLLNFCIYIAPSPGQLVVLSGSQTLRQVNDKFWRVNRPLEMYYSWKKT from the exons ATGGCTTCTGCGGAACAGGTCGGTCTGAACAAAACTTGGGAATTATCGCTCTACGAGCTTCATCGTACACCTCAGGATGCGATTACTGACAATACCGAGATCGCGGTTAGCCCGCGGAGTTTGCACAGTGAACTTATGTGTCCAATTTGCCTGGATATGCTTAAAAAAACAATGACCACCAAGGAGTGTCTGCATCGTTTCTGTTCTGATTGTATTATTACAGCACTCCGAAGCGGTAATAAG GAGTGTCCAACATGCAGAAAAAAGTTGGTGTCAAAAAGATCCCTTAGGCCAGATCCAAATTTTGATCTATTGATCTCTAAGATCTACCCAAGCCGTGATGAATATGAGGCACATCAGGAGAGGGTCTTGGCAAAATTAAACAAATCACATTCGCAGGCTGCATTAGTAAATTCAATTACAGAGGGGATTAAATTACAAAGTCAGAATCGACCCCAGCGTTCTAGAAAAAATGCCAATGAATCTGAGAATGCCAGTAATGCGGCTTCATACAACAATTCACAGAATGCTAGTGCACCAGCCACGCCAAATGCTGCAAATTCTGCAAATCAAAGTGACTCGTCTCAGAGCGCTACAGGACCTTTAAACAATAGTAGTGGGGGTAATTCTCAAAATTCCAATAGCGTCTCTCAAGCTGCCAGTAGTCCTGCAGTTTCTGGTAACGTTATTAGACAAGACGATAACATAAAGGGCACGCCTGATGTAAGTGAAACTGATAACATGTCTGCTTCAGGCACAACGTCCAGAAATTCTACCACACCATCACCAAATCCAGCGAATCAGATCCCTAAACCGCCTAAACGGCAGAAAAGTTTACAGAATTCAGAGAATGACTCTTCTAGTGCAGAAGCTGAGACTGGTGGTGGTGATTCCATGGTAGATACAGAAGGTGAAGGTCCTAGCGAGCCATTAATGCTGAatgaaattgaattagtttttaAACCACATCCCACAGAAATGGCTGGTGATAATTCACTCATTAAAGCTTTAAAGGAAAATAGTATCCGTTACATTAAAACTACCGCGAACGCGACAG TGGATCATCTAAGTAAATACTTGGCAATGAGATTGACATTGGATCTGGATACAGAGTTGTCAGAATCGGATAGGCTATTaaatttctgtatttatatagcaccaTCCCCTGGTCAGCTCGTAGTATTAAGCGGGTCACAAACATTGCGGCAAGTCAACGACAAATTCTGGCGCGTCAACAGACCCCTGGAAATGTATTACTCTTGGAAGAAGACCTAG